A stretch of the Lolium perenne isolate Kyuss_39 chromosome 3, Kyuss_2.0, whole genome shotgun sequence genome encodes the following:
- the LOC127342957 gene encoding N-terminal acetyltransferase A complex auxiliary subunit NAA15, which produces MGSSLPPKEANLFKVIVKSYETKQYKKGLKAADSILKKFPDHGETLSMKGLTLNCMDRKSEAYELVRRGLKNDLKSHVCWHVYGLLYRSDREYREAIKCYRNALRIDPDNIEILRDLSLLQAQMRDLSGFVETRQQLLTLKPNHRMNWIGFAVAHHLSSNSSKAIEVLEAYEGTLEDDYPPENERYEHGEMLLYKISLLEECGMLDRALEEMHKMESKIVDKLSFREQMACILLKLRRFEEAEKIYRSLLFMNPDNYKYLIALQKCLGLYSENGQYSADDVERLSALYKSLKEEYSWSSAVKRIPLDFLEGDKFQEAADNYVRPLLTKGVPSLFSDLSPLYEHPGKANILEQLFLKLEDSIRTSGCFPGSPQMEPPSTLMWTLLLVSQHYDRRSQYDIALDKIDEAILHTPTVIDLYSIKGNILQHAGNFSAAAALANEARSMDLADRYLNSECVMQMLQADQVGLAEKTAVLFTKDGDQHNNLHDMQCMWYELASGESYFRQGDLGRALKNFLSVEKHYTDMTEDQFDFHSYCLRKMTLRAYVSMLKFQDRLHAHEYFHKAAAGAIRCYMKLHDSPSKSSAEENDEMSKLPAAQRKKLRQKQKKAEARAKREAEEKQEDETTSSNSTKSGKKQQSRPVDLDPHGEKLVQVEDPLTEATKYLKLLQNNSSDSLETHLLSFELNMRKQKVLLAFQAVKQLIRLDENSPDSHRCLIRFFHKINSLPAPGTDSEKLIWNVLEAERPDLRQLHGKSLVEVNSNFLEKHNASLTHRAAAAEMMYLLEPDKKLQAIKLIEDSTNNTASGNGVVGPIKEWGIQDCINVHKLLDTILAEHDVANRWKVRCAEYFPCSTYFEGARSATSYIADSSFESSTENGNVLNPEAKIKEGDAGTLNGTVHIVDDLSNLSMR; this is translated from the exons AAATCATATGAAACTAAGCAGTACAAGAAAGGGCTGAAGGCTGCAGATTCCATATTAAAAAAGTTTCCTGATCATGGAG AAACTTTGTCGATGAAAGGTTTGACACTAAATTGCATggaccggaaatctgaagcatacgAGCTTGTTCGACGTGGCTTGAAG AATGATCTGAAGAGTCATGTGTGCTGGCATGTCTACGGGTTGCTTTACAGATCAGACAGGGAATACAGGGAAGCTATAAAATGCTACAGAAATGCTTTGAGGATCGATCCAGATAACATTGAAATTTTACGTGACTTGTCACTTCTCCAG GCACAAATGAGGGACTTATCTGGCTTTGTTGAGACTAGACAACAGCTTTTGACATTAAAGCCAAATCACCGCATGAACTGGATTGGCTTTGCTGTAGCTCATCATTTGAGTTCCAA TTCTTCCAAGGCAATAGAAGTACTGGAGGCCTATGAGGGGACACTGGAAGATGACTATCCTCCGGAAAATGAGCGATATGAACACGGTGAAATGCTTTTGTATAAG ATATCGTTGCTTGAGGAATGTGGGATGCTGGACAGAGCCCTCGAGGAGATGCACAAAATGGAGAGCAAAATT GTTGACAAGCTATCATTCAGAGAACAAATGGCCTGCATTTTATTGAAACTTCGCCGTTTTGAGGAGGCTGAGAAAATATATAGGTCCCTCCTTTTTATGAATCCTGATAACTACAA GTATTTGATAGCCTTGCAGAAGTGCCTTGGACTTTACTCTGAGAATGGTCAATACTCGGCTGATGATGTTGAAAGGCTAAGTGCATTATATAAATCACTTAAGGAAGAATATAGTTGGTCATCAGCTGTTAAG CGCATACCTCTTGATTTCCTGGAAGGTGATAAATTCCAGGAGGCAGCAGATAATTATGTCAGACCTCTATTAACCAAG GGAGTACCGTCACTTTTCTCTGATTTAAGCCCGCTTTATGAGCACCCTGGGAAG GCAAACATATTGGAGCAATTGTTTCTTAAGCTAGAAGACTCAATTAGGACTTCTGGATGCTTTCCTGGAAG tccacagATGGAACCCCCGTCCACGCTCATGTGGACTCTGTTGCTGGTTTCCCAG CACTATGACAGAAGGAGCCAGTATGATATTGCTCTAGATAAAATTGACGAGGCAATTTTGCACACACCAACTGTGATTGATTTGTACTCCATAAAG GGGAATATATTGCAACATGCTGGCAATTTCTCTGCAGCTGCAGCATTAGCAAATGAAGCTAGGTCCATGGACCTTGCTGATCGTTATTTAAATAGTGAATGTGTAATGCAGATGCTTCAAGCTGATCAG GTCGGGCTTGCTGAGAAGACTGCTGTTTTGTTTACAAAAGACGGAGACCAGCACAATAATCTCCATGACATGCAGTGCATGTG GTATGAGCTTGCTTCTGGTGAGAGTTATTTTCGGCAAGGTGATCTTGGCAGGGCTCTTAAAAACTTCCTGTCTGTTGAAAAGCATTACACCGATATGACTGAAGATCAATTTGACTTCCATTCATATTGCTTACGCAAAATGACACTACGGGCGTACGTCTCTATGCTGAAGTTTCAAGATCGTTTGCATGCTCATGAATATTTTCACAAGGCTGCTGCAGGAGCTATCAG GTGTTACATGAAATTACATGATTCTCCATCGAAATCATCCGCTGAGGAGAATGATGAGATGTCAAAACTGCCAGCTGCTCAGAGGAAGAAGTTGAGGCAAAAGCAAAAGAAGGCAGAAGCTCGTGCTAAAAGG GAGGCTGAAGAGAAACAAGAGGATGAAACAACTTCATCCAACAGTACGAAATCTGGGAAGAAACAACAATCAAGACCGGTTGATTTGGATCCACATGGTGAAAAACTGGTCCAG GTTGAAGATCCACTCACAGAAGCCACGAAATATCTGAAGCTTTTGCAGAACAATTCGTCAGATTCATTAGAAACCCATTTACTTTCGTTTGAACTTAACATGAGAAAGCAAAAGGTTTTACTCGCTTTTCAG GCAGTTAAACAGCTCATTAGATTGGACGAAAATAGTCCAGACAGTCACCGATGTTTG ATAAGATTCTTCCACAAGATAAACAGTCTTCCTGCCCCAGGAACTGATTCTGAAAAATTAATTTGGAACGTTCTGGAAGCTGAACGACCAGATCTAAG GCAATTACATGGAAAATCTCTTGTTGAAGTAAATAGTAACTTTCTTGAAAAGCACAAtg CTTCTTTGACACACAGAGCAGCAGCAGCTGAAATGATGTACCTCTTGGAGCCAGATAAGAAGTTGCAGGCTATTAAATTAATTGAGGACTCAACAAATAACACAGCGTCAGG AAACGGTGTGGTTGGTCCCATTAAGGAATGGGGCATTCAAGATTGTATTAATGTTCATAAATTGCTGGATACTATTTTAGCTGAACATGATGTTGCGAACA GGTGGAAGGTACGCTGCGCTGAatacttcccatgctcaacctaCTTTGAAGGTGCCAGGAGTGCTACGTCATATATTGCTGACAGTAGTTTTGAGAGTTCAACAGAAAATGGAAATGTGCTAAACCCAGAAGCAAAAATCAAAGAGGGCGATGCGGGCACCTTGAATGGAACTGTGCACATTGTGGATGACCTGAGCAACCTTAGCATGAGGTAA
- the LOC127342955 gene encoding uncharacterized protein — translation MKYVPATVGLVSGLGKGVRASSVGVILKACGLGITSIKIDPYLNASAGTTSPFKHGESFVLDDSGGQVDLDVGNCERFLDIELTRNNSGKIFQSLIDKERKGEYLGKTVQDCIEPVAMIAVDGMDGPADVIKLDRTIGGHEFNTEDVSAPLLNGRHQSLIRQHSNEKGSHFPLSKGSLPAQLLQARKVLPCSPLRFVSQHGGAAVLHRALRGLCTGEAPFKAPPEPISLFELDTISSLIPRLLSEGHVPAAGRLLSAVLLLPGSPERLLFSPLAEHLASLPTLTPAFALLTTLRHHPVRPSALPLATPLLVNLLSMRRARDAASVLRWLCRPDSSCRPDDATYDIAVAGFCRIEDTKSVLVTLREMALDGVRPSQKLQEAVRDAMLQDSRIEEAWALEETMQLPESTKTVELVDKFLGAWEE, via the exons ATGAAGTACGTGCCGGCCACCGTCGGCCTGGTGAGCGGGCTCGGCAAGGGCGTCAGGGCCAGCAGCGTTGGCGTCATCCTGAAGGCGTGCGGCCTCGGCATTACGTCCATCAAGATCG ATCCTTACCTTAACGCCAGTGCTGGGACCACGTCCCCGTTCAAACATGGTGAATCGTTTGTGTTAGATGACAGTGGCGGTCAG GTCGACTTAGATGTTGGGAATTGTGAGAGGTTTCTTGATATTGAACTCACCCGAAACAACAGCGGAAAGATCTTTCAG TCTTTAATTGACAAGGAGAGGAAAGGGGAATACTTGGGAAAGACTGTGCAG GACTGCATCGAGCCTGTTGCGATGATAGCGGTGGATGGCATGGATGGACCAGCTGATGTGATTAAACTGGACAGAACAATTGGTGGGCATGAGTTCAACACTGAGGATGTATCTGCCCCCCTGCTCAATGGGAGGCATCAATCATTGATCCGGCAACACTCGAATGAGAAGGGAAGCCATTTCCCACTGTCCAAGGGCTCTCTCCCGGCCCAACTCCTGCAAGCCCGAAAGGTTCTTCCTTGCTCACCTCTCCGTTTCGTGTCGCAGCATGGCGGCGCAGCCGTCCTCCACCGTGCCCTTCGTGGCCTCTGCACAGGGGAAGCACCCTTTAAAGCCCCTCCTGAACCCATCTCCCTGTTTGAGCTCGACACCATCTCGTCGCTCATCCCGCGTCTCCTCTCCGAGGGCCATGTCCCTGCCGCTGGCCGCCTCCTCTCTGCGGTGCTCCTCCTGCCCGGCTCCCCAGAACGCCTTCTATTCTCCCCACTCGCTGAGCACCTCGCCTCCCTGCCCACACTCACCCCGGCCTTTGCCCTCCTCACCACCCTCCGCCACCACCCAGTCCGTCCCTCGGCTCTGCCCCTTGCCACCCCGCTCCTTGTCAACCTCCTATCGATGCGCCGTGCCCGTGACGCTGCCTCCGTTCTCCGCTGGCTTTGCCGTCCTGACTCCTCATGCCGACCAGACGACGCCACCTACGATATTGCTGTCGCGGGGTTCTGCAGGATCGAGGACACCAAGAGTGTGCTTGTTACCCTCCGGGAGATGGCCTTGGATGGGGTTCGGCCCTCACAGAAGCTGCAGGAGGCGGTGCGGGATGCGATGCTGCAGGACTCAAGGATCGAGGAGGCGTGGGCTCTAGAGGAGACCATGCAGCTGCCAGAGTCTACGAAGACAGTGGAGTTGGTCGACAAGTTTCTTGGAGCGTGGGAGGAATGA
- the LOC127342956 gene encoding proline--tRNA ligase, cytoplasmic, producing the protein MSTNKGGGGAGGGGKKKKEVKKETKLGMAYKKDDNFGEWYSEVVVNSEMIEYYDISGCYILRPWAMEIWELLKEFFDAEIKKLKLKPYYFPLFVTENVLQKEKDHIEGFAPEVAWVTKSGKSDLEAPIAIRPTSETVMYPYFSKWIRSHRDLPLKCNQWCNVVRWEFSNPTPFIRSREFLWQEGHTVFATKEEADEEVLQILELYRRIYEEFLAVPVSKGRKSEMEKFAGGLYTTSVEAFIPNTGRGIQGATSHCLGQNFAKMFDITFENEKGERSMVWQNSWAYTTRSIGVMIMTHGDDKGLVLPPKVAPIQVIVIPVPFKDADTTAIKGACESAVYSLNQAGIRADLDARENYSPGWKYSQWEMKGVPLRIEIGPKDLANKQVRIVRRDNGTKVDIPSADLVEQVRMLLDGIQVNLFETAKQKRDACIAPINTWDEFTAALNEKKLILAPWCDEEEVEKDVKARTKGDLGAAKTLCTPFDQPDLPSGTVCFASGKPATKWSFWGRSY; encoded by the exons ATGTCGACCAACAAGGGCGGAGGCGGTGCCGGAGGCGGAG ggaagaagaagaaggaggtgaagaaggaGACGAAGCTGGGGATGGCGTACAAGAAGGACGATAACTTCGGGGAGTGGTACTCCGAG GTTGTTGTTAACAGCGAAATGATTGAGTACTATGACATCTCTGGTTGTTATATCTTGAGGCCTTGGGCGATGGAAATATGGGAATTGCTGAAA GAATTCTTCGATGCAGAaataaaaaagttgaagctgaAACCATATTATTTCCCTTTGTTTGTTACTGAAAATGTTCTGCAGAAGGAGAAAGATCATATTGAGGGCTTTGCACCTGAG GTTGCATGGGTTACTAAATCAGGAAAATCTGACTTGGAAGCTCCTATTGCTATCAGACCAACAAGCGAGACTGTCATGTATCCATACTTCTCTAAATGGATAAGAAGCCATCGGGACTTACCTTTGAAGTGTAACCAGTGGTGCAATGTTGTTAGATGGGAGTTTAGCAATCCAACTCCTTTCATAAG GAGCCGTGAATTTCTCTGGCAAGAAGGGCATACAGTTTTTGCAACTAAAGAGGAAGCAGATGAAGAG GTCCTCCAAATATTGGAACTCTACCGGAGAATATATGAAGAATTTTTAGCTGTTCCAGTGTCCAAAGGGAGGAAAAGTGAGATGGAAAAGTTTGCTGGTGGACTTTATACAACCAGCGTTGAG GCCTTCATCCCAAACACTGGCCGTGGCATACAGGGTGCAACTTCACATTGCCTTGGTCAAAACTTTGCAAAGATGTTTGATATCACTTTCGAGAATGAAAAGGGTGAAAGGTCAATGGTGTGGCAGAACTCTTGGGCGTACACGACTCGCTCG ATTGGGGTCATGATAATGACTCATGGTGATGACAAGGGCTTAGTGCTGCCACCCAAGGTGGCACCTATCCAGGTCATTGTAATTCCTGTGCCATTTAAAGATGCTGACACAACAGCTATTAAAGGGGCATGTGAGTCGGCCGTTTACAGCTTGAACCAAGCAGGGATTCGAGCAGACTTGGATGCTCGTGAAAACTATTCTCCAGGCTGGAAATATTCTCAATGGGAAATGAAAGGTGTCCCTTTGAGAATTGAGATAGGTCCAAAAGATCTGGCAAACAAGCAG GTGCGCATTGTCCGGCGAGACAATGGTACAAAGGTCGATATTCCTTCGGCCGACTTGGTAGAGCAGGTTAGAATGTTGCTGGATGGGATTCAAGTAAACTTGTTTGAAACAGCGAAACAAAAGAGGGATGCTTGCATTGCACCCATCAACACTTGGGATGAATTCACAGCAGCTCTCAATGAAAAAAAGTTAATATTGGCTCCATGGTGTGATGAAGAG GAAGTCGAGAAGGACGTGAAAGCTCGTACAAAAGGCGATCTCGGAGCTGCAAAAACATTGTGCACTCCATTTGATCAGCCAGATCTTCCTTCCG GAACCGTGTGCTTTGCTTCCGGAAAGCCTGCTACAAAGTGGTCGTTCTGGGGTCGCAGCTATTGA